The genomic region GTCGCCCGACAGGACCGGTGCCGCTACCCCGGATGCGCTCTCAACGGTGGTGGTGGTCTCGGTGGCCGACGACGCGATCCGGATCGTGCAGCCGGCGTCGGTGAGCTGGTCGAGCGGGACGTCGAGGACGGCGATGTTGCGTAGGGTGATCCGCAGTCGGGCGGCGTCGCCGTTTCTTGCCGCCTCGGTCACGACGAGGAGCCCGTCCTTCTGCGCGTTCGGGCTCGACGACGGGATCGTCGACGCGATGACGGTATCGCGATCTCCACTGCTGGTCGCCGCGGCGCACGGAATGGTGGCTTCGAGGTCCAGAGGCGCGTAGGCCACCAGGGGTGCGGTGAGGTTGGCGCCGGATCCGGGCTGCGGCCAACTCAGGGTGACGTCGTCAACGGCTACGGGCAGGAACGGGACGGCCAATGCCAACGCCGCGCCAAGGAACCCGCAGACCGCAGCCAGAACGGCGACAGTGCGGCGATGTTCCTGCCTACGAGAGCGTTGGGCGGTCACCGCCGCCGTCGCCGTCGCCATCACGACGACGCCGTGATCGCACAGTCCACCGTTCGGTGAACGCTTGGTGAGTCGATCGAGCGGCCGCAACGGCCCCGGTTCCCGCCTTGTGGCTCCACTACTCCAGAAATATATGAAGCATTTGCTACAGTCAAGTGGTGTCACGCACTGTCGATCTCGACAAGCGCCGTCAACTGTTGGACGACGCGGCGACCGTGCTGGCCCGCACTGGGGTGATCCACACGTCGCTTCGCGCGTTGGCCAGCGAGCTGAACACCAGTGCACGCATGCTCGTTTACTACTTTGGGACCAAAGAGCAACTCATCCTGGAGGTGCTCACCCGCCAGCAACGTGCCGCGATACCGCAGACATCCGAGGTCGACCTGCCGACATCGACTGCAGCACATCGCCAATGGTGCTTCGAGGACTGGCATGCCTGTACGCGAGGCGAGCGCCACGACACACTTCGCATCGTTGAACAAGTGTTCGGTGCGGCCTGCGGCCGCGACAGCCCTTTCCGCGAGTACACCTGGGAGACACTGAGTCTGCTGACTCGCAACTCTCGGGCCCGCCTGCTCGCGCTCGGAATGCCCGTTCAGGTCGCAGAGACCCGATCGCGGATCGCGCTGGCCGCGTTCCAAGGCATGCTCATCGAGTACTTCACCGCGCCCGATCCAACCTATGTCGATGACACCTTCACCCGATTCGTCGACGAGTTCCTGCTCGCCCCGTTTACTCCCGTCGACCAAGAACCCGGATCTGAACCCGAGTTGGGCTCAGGATGAGCACGGACCAGGCTGATCAGACCTCCGACGCAGTCACTGCGAGCAGAGTGTCGGCGTCGTCGACGCCGACACTTGAGATTGGTGCGGGGTATCAAGATCTGCGGCGCGGGCTCCTCAGCGCAGCCATTGGCCTGGCCGCCTATTACGGCGCCCGTGGCGTTGGAGCCAGCCCTATCGATGCACTGATCATTAGTACGCTGGTCTGTGCAGGCCGTGCGGCATACACCGGAATCAGACAGCGCCGGTTCGATGCCATCGCATGCTTTCTCATGTTCGCCAACGCAGTCACGCTCGCAGTCGCAGTCTGCGCGCGGTCTCCCGTCGCCGTGATGTTCGGTCAGCATCTGCCTGGCGTGGTCTTCCTGGCGTTCGTACTCGGAAGTCTCGTCATGCGTAAACCAATGACCGAAGCGCTCGTCAAATGGCTTCGACCACAATGGGTTCACGATCACATGATCCAGGCCGGGCGGACCGCAGATAGGGGATCCGCCTACCACCGCACCCACATGCGACTTACCGCGACCATCGCCGCAGCTCAAACACTGCACCTCGCGGCGGCAGCCATCGTCATCCTCACACTGTCCGTCGACGTCGCGCAAGGACTGCTCAGCCTGTTCGCCCTCACCACCGACCTCGCAGTTCTGCTGATCACTCTCGGCGGGGTCAGCCGCTTTCTGGTGCGACGCAACGCAACCAACTCCGAATAGGGTCTCGCACTGCCGATCAGCGCCCGGCTGTGGAGAACACGAACAGAGCCATCAAGGTGGCGTTGATGAAGAAGGTGGCTACGTCACATGACGGAATGCAGTGCCTAGGACTGTCGGGCAAGCCGATAGCGGCGTGATGCCAATCCACGTCTCCGAGGGGAGTGGACATGAAAGTGAGAATTTGCGGTGTGGACATCTCATGAGAACGCTTGCGTCCTCGCAGTTCAGGCGAACGCGTGTGGACCCGAAACTTGAGAAGCCACAGGGCGGGGGGTGATGTGCGCTAGGTAGTGATGAAAGATGTTTCTGTGGAATAGATTTCGGTATACGAGGACGTGTGCCGATAGCGCTGCATCTTCACGTTGAAGCGCAGTGAACTGTCGGCCGCGCCGAGTGCGGCGAGATGCCAATCCGCCGCGATCCCTGGAGCAGCAGGCTGGAGGGCTGCAGGAGCAATTGATGATGACTGCGGCTGCTGCGCGCGAGTTGATGAGTTGAGTCCGTCGTTGTCGGTCGATGATGAGGCGGCGGCGGGGTGATGCTGAGTAGACGGGTGATGCTGCTGAAGTAGGTAGTAGTAGTGCGGCGGAGAGAGCCACCCGCCTGTGGTGAAGCTGCTTCTGCTCGGCAGCAACAGACGACGCCCAGCAACCTACTGGCCGACCGCGGCTGCTGTCTCGGCAGAGTAGTGCGCGGAGATCGCTGCGGCCGTCTTCGCCATGATGGCGCGTAACGAGTTGGGCTCGAGGACCTCTGCGTCGGGACCGAGCCGTAGTAGGTCGAGAAGCGCCTGATCATGATTCTCGATGGGAATGACGATGCGCGACCAGCCATCTGACAATGACTCGGCGGTGGCCTCAGCCGCCCTCAGGGCTTTGGGTTCCAGCAAGAACGGCAACAGGTCCATGCCACGGGGAGAGATGCGCAACGTCGCGGTGCCGCGGTGCCTGCGCTTGTCGAGGTCCACGAGGTACCTGCGCCAATGCTCGATGAGAACGAAACCCTCTGGGCAGGTGAAGGACTCATCTAGGATCCGGCAATCGCTGATCCGCGAGACGCGGTACGTGCGGAGGCCACGCGACCGCGCGCCGATCACGTACCAGGCGCCGCCTTTGAGAACCACACCGTAGGGTGCCACCGTCCTAGTCACCTCTCGCGGCTCCTCCCATCGCCGGTACCGAAGGAGAACCCGCCGTTGCGACACCACCGCGTCCACCACGGTCGGTAGGAATGGCGTGTGCTCCGAGTCGGCATACCACCCGTGCGCGTCGACGTGGAACCGACCCCGCAGCCGGTCGGCGTCCTCACGGAGGTCCCTCGGCAATGCGGCCAGCAGCTTGAGTTGCGCGGAAGACACGACGGTGCCGAAGCCAAGTTCATTGGCCGCGTCGGGCAGGCCGGTGAGGAACAGAGTCTCGGCCTCCCGGCTGGTCAGCCCCGTCAACTCGGTTCGATACCCGTCGACCAACCGGAACCCGCCGTCGTGCCCGGCCTCGCCGTAAATGGGCACACCTGCCTCACTGAGCGCCTGCACGTCTCGGTAGATCGTGCGCACGGAGACGCCCAGCGCCTCGGCCAGTTCCTGCGCGGTGGCCCGCCGCAGGAGTTGCAGCCGGAGGAGCAGGGAGACCAGACGGCCGGCGCGCATGACCAAATGGTCTCACCTTCTACTGACAGAAGGTGTCAGCAGAAGGGTCATAGCGTTGCGTCCATGACCATGATCAATGCATTCACTGACTTGACCTCGTTCAGCCGGGACTACGTGTCTGTGTGGAACGAGCCCGATCCTGACATGCGCGCAGCCACGATTCGCCGGCTGTGGGCACGGGACGCCGTCGAGTTCATCGAAACCACCGAGTACCGCGGTCACGACCAGATCCTTGCGCGGGTCGCTGCTGCGTATGAGGAGTTCGTCGGCGGGGCGGGAATGCTCTTCCGTACTGCGGGCGACGTGGTGGGCCACCACGGCCTCGTGCGTTTCACCGTGACGATGGGACCGGCCAACGAGGGCCCAGACGTGTGGAGCGGGTTCGTTGTGGTCGTCCTCGATGAGGACGGGCGGATCCGCAGCGAACACCAGTTTGCCAACCCCCCACGGCCAGCTGAGACGACTCAGACCCGCCACGTCATCGGAGAGATGTTGCGCCGGCTTGGATCTGGCGACCATGAAGGCGCCGCGTCGATGTTCGCCGAGACGGTCGACTGGCAGCTGTCCTGGCCCGACGGTGACAATCCGCCGTGGATCCGCGACCGGACCACCCGCGCCGGGATGGCAGAGCACTTTCGGACACTGTCGACGCTGTTGACGCCCGTCAGGCAGGGTTTCGCGATCGGGCACGTCGTGGTCGACGGACCGCACGGGGTGGTAACGGGACGGAGCTCGCAGCGAGTCAACGCAACTGGCCGCAGCCTCGAGATAATGATCGCGCTACACATGACCGTCGAGGACGGACTCATCACCCGCTACCACGTCTACGAGGACAGCCTCGCCGTCGCGAATGCGGCTCAACCCCAGCCGTAACCATAGGTCGCCGACCGTCGGTTGCAACTTCAACCTGTCTCACGAACGGCTGGCGTCGAAGCAAGCGGGGTGCCGTCTTGGCCCACGTCGTAATCGACGATTCGGACGACCTAGGCGCACTCTGCGCTGGCGCCTACCCGCGGGTGTGCACGGCGCCTCGGGTCCGCAGCTGAGTTTGGCGTCACGTGACAGAACGGCGTGCCATGTGGCTTAGGGGCTGATTCGGTCGCGCGTGGGTGTCATTGTCGTCATTCGGCGAGTGGACATGAAAGTGAGAATTCTTGGGGTGGACATCAGGTGAGAACGTCGCTGTCAGCGCAGTTCAACGCATCGCGAGTGGACATGGATCTTGAGAAGCCACATAATAATTTGGCGCTGTGGCTTCTCAAGTTTGATGTCCATTTCTCAAGTGAAATGTCCACACGATGTCTAATTGGACATGAGTATGAGAATTCGGCGAGATGACCTCCCGACCGTGCCGGCAGCTCAACTCCGCGGCAGGTACGCCGCGATCATGCCCGTGTGAGACGGCAAATGAGACAGCACGAGCTGGGACAACGCAGCGGGGAAGTGGCGCCCTGAGGGGTGTCTCGTTTCTCTACATACGAGACTGCTTAACAGTAGTGGGATGATGCCGCTATGGCTCCAAGACTCGGCGCTGAGACGGCTGCGCTCAGGGTAATCACTGAAGATTCCCGGGCGGTCAGCCGGTTGTCACGCGTCATCCTGCCCCGCCCCGGTGAACCGCTCGACGTCCGCAAGCTCTACATCGAGGAGTCGAGCACCAACGCGCGCCGCGCCCACGCCCCGAGCCGCACCACGTTGGAGATCGGCGCCGAATCCGAGGTGTCGTTCGCGACGTACTTCAACGCCTTTCCCGCGAGCTACTGGCGCCGGTGGTCGATCGTGGAATCGGTGGTGCTGCGGGTCGAACTGACTGGTAGCGCCCGCGTCGACGTCTATCGATCCAAGGCCACCGGTGCGCGCATCACGGTCGGCGGCGGCGCCGTCTCCAGCGCCGGTCAAGACACGCCCGCGGTATTCGAGTTCGAGATCGAACTCGACCCGTTCGAAGACGGCGGCTGGATCTGGTTCGACATCACGACCGACGAACAGTCGACGCTGCATCACGCGGGCTGGTATGCGCCGATGGCGGCACCGGGGCGGGCCGACGTCGCGGTCGGCATCCCGACGTTCAACCGGCCGTCGGACTGCGTCAGCGCGTTCGCCGCGCTGACGTTGGATCCGTTGGTGGACGAGGTGATCAGTGCGGTGATCGTCTCCGATCAGGGCACCAGCAAGGCCAAGGACCACCCCGGCTTCGATGGCGCGGCCGCGGCGCTGGGCGACCGGCTGTCCATCCACAGCCAGCCCAACCTCGGCGGCTCGGGCGGCTACAGCCGGGTCATGTACGAGGCGTTGAAGAACACCGACTGTGAACAGATCCTGTTCATGGACGATGACATCCGCATCGAGCCTGATTCGATTCTACGAGCGCTCGCGTTCAACCGGTTCGCCAAGACCCCGACCCTTGTCGGCGGGCAGATGCTCAACCTGCAGGAGCCCTCGCATCTGCACGTGATGGGCGAGATGATCGATTCGAAGAACTTCATGTGGTCAGGCGCAACGCACACCGAATACGACCACGACTTCGCGAAGTACCCGCTGAACGACGAGGTGGAGCACCGCAGCCGGCTGCTGCACCGCCGCGTCGACGTTGACTTCAACGGTTGGTGGATGTGCATGATCCCGCGGCAGGTCGCCGAGGAGCTCGGTCAGCCGTTGCCGTTGTTCATTAAGTGGGACGACGTCGAGTACGGGCTGCGCGCCGCTGAGCATGGCTATCCCACGGTGTCGCTGCCCGGCGCTGCGATCTGGCACATGGCGTGGAGCGACAAGGACGATGCCATCGACTGGCAGGCGTACTTCCACCTGCGCAACCGGTTGGTGGTGGCTGCCCTGCACTGGGATGGAAGCGTAACCGGCCTGGTCGCCAGTCACCTGAAGGCCACCCTCAAGCACCTTCTGTGCCTTGAGTATTCGACGGTGGCCATTCAGAACAAGGCGGTGGACGACTTCCTCGCGGGCCCCGAGCACATCTTCTCTATCCTCGAATCGGCGCTGCCCGACGTGCGCAAGATGCGCCAGGAATTCTCCGACGCGGTGGTGCTGCCGAGCGCGACCGTGCTGCCGACGCCGTCCGACAAGCGGTGGCGCAAGAAGGTGTCGATCCCCGACAGCCCGCTGGCAATATCGGTGCGGCTGGCCCGCGGCCTCGTCCATCAGTTGAAGCCGCACGACCCGCAACACCACGAGCGGCCACAGATCAACGTGGCCACCCAGGATGCGCGGTGGTTCTCGTTGTCCCGCGTCGACGGCGTCACCGTCACCACAGCGGACGGCAGCGGGGTCGTCTACCGACAGCGTGACCGCGCCAAGATGATTGAGCTGCTTCGTGAGTCGCTCAAGCGTCAAGCGCTGCTGGTGCGCAAGTTCAACAGGATGCGCATCCTCTACCGTGATGCGCACTCACAGCTGTCTAGTCCGCACACCTGGAAGAGCGCCATCTTCGACGGACTAGTCGAACCAGCCCACTGACAATCGACCGTCAGCAGCTCACTCACCATGCGAGACAAGAACTGAGCCGTCCACATTCTCTACAAATGAGACAACACGGTTGGCCCCAAGCCCCGTGGGTTCGGGATTTTTGAGATGGTCCCGCTTGTGGGCCACTATGAGTATGTGGGGCCGGGGGAGGGATTAAACGCGCGCCCACTGCGCGACAATGCTGACTACCGGCGCTGGTGGCTAGGAAACCTGGCATCGAGCACCGGCGACCAGCTAGTAATGGTGGCATTTCCGCTGATGGTGCTGCTGCTGACGAAGTCAGCATTCCAAGCGGGTTTGGTGGCCAGTCTCTCAGCGCTGCCGTTCATCGTGCTGAGCCTGCCCGTCGGGGAACTGGTCGACCGGATATCACGGCGTCTGGTGTTGATCGCCTCCAGCACTGTGTCGCTAGTCGCGCATGCCTCGCTCGCGGCGTCTTATTGGTGCGGTGTACTCACCGCC from Mycolicibacterium sp. YH-1 harbors:
- a CDS encoding YafY family protein; amino-acid sequence: MRAGRLVSLLLRLQLLRRATAQELAEALGVSVRTIYRDVQALSEAGVPIYGEAGHDGGFRLVDGYRTELTGLTSREAETLFLTGLPDAANELGFGTVVSSAQLKLLAALPRDLREDADRLRGRFHVDAHGWYADSEHTPFLPTVVDAVVSQRRVLLRYRRWEEPREVTRTVAPYGVVLKGGAWYVIGARSRGLRTYRVSRISDCRILDESFTCPEGFVLIEHWRRYLVDLDKRRHRGTATLRISPRGMDLLPFLLEPKALRAAEATAESLSDGWSRIVIPIENHDQALLDLLRLGPDAEVLEPNSLRAIMAKTAAAISAHYSAETAAAVGQ
- a CDS encoding glycosyltransferase codes for the protein MAPRLGAETAALRVITEDSRAVSRLSRVILPRPGEPLDVRKLYIEESSTNARRAHAPSRTTLEIGAESEVSFATYFNAFPASYWRRWSIVESVVLRVELTGSARVDVYRSKATGARITVGGGAVSSAGQDTPAVFEFEIELDPFEDGGWIWFDITTDEQSTLHHAGWYAPMAAPGRADVAVGIPTFNRPSDCVSAFAALTLDPLVDEVISAVIVSDQGTSKAKDHPGFDGAAAALGDRLSIHSQPNLGGSGGYSRVMYEALKNTDCEQILFMDDDIRIEPDSILRALAFNRFAKTPTLVGGQMLNLQEPSHLHVMGEMIDSKNFMWSGATHTEYDHDFAKYPLNDEVEHRSRLLHRRVDVDFNGWWMCMIPRQVAEELGQPLPLFIKWDDVEYGLRAAEHGYPTVSLPGAAIWHMAWSDKDDAIDWQAYFHLRNRLVVAALHWDGSVTGLVASHLKATLKHLLCLEYSTVAIQNKAVDDFLAGPEHIFSILESALPDVRKMRQEFSDAVVLPSATVLPTPSDKRWRKKVSIPDSPLAISVRLARGLVHQLKPHDPQHHERPQINVATQDARWFSLSRVDGVTVTTADGSGVVYRQRDRAKMIELLRESLKRQALLVRKFNRMRILYRDAHSQLSSPHTWKSAIFDGLVEPAH
- a CDS encoding TetR/AcrR family transcriptional regulator, encoding MSRTVDLDKRRQLLDDAATVLARTGVIHTSLRALASELNTSARMLVYYFGTKEQLILEVLTRQQRAAIPQTSEVDLPTSTAAHRQWCFEDWHACTRGERHDTLRIVEQVFGAACGRDSPFREYTWETLSLLTRNSRARLLALGMPVQVAETRSRIALAAFQGMLIEYFTAPDPTYVDDTFTRFVDEFLLAPFTPVDQEPGSEPELGSG
- a CDS encoding VC0807 family protein, coding for MSTDQADQTSDAVTASRVSASSTPTLEIGAGYQDLRRGLLSAAIGLAAYYGARGVGASPIDALIISTLVCAGRAAYTGIRQRRFDAIACFLMFANAVTLAVAVCARSPVAVMFGQHLPGVVFLAFVLGSLVMRKPMTEALVKWLRPQWVHDHMIQAGRTADRGSAYHRTHMRLTATIAAAQTLHLAAAAIVILTLSVDVAQGLLSLFALTTDLAVLLITLGGVSRFLVRRNATNSE
- a CDS encoding nuclear transport factor 2 family protein, with translation MTMINAFTDLTSFSRDYVSVWNEPDPDMRAATIRRLWARDAVEFIETTEYRGHDQILARVAAAYEEFVGGAGMLFRTAGDVVGHHGLVRFTVTMGPANEGPDVWSGFVVVVLDEDGRIRSEHQFANPPRPAETTQTRHVIGEMLRRLGSGDHEGAASMFAETVDWQLSWPDGDNPPWIRDRTTRAGMAEHFRTLSTLLTPVRQGFAIGHVVVDGPHGVVTGRSSQRVNATGRSLEIMIALHMTVEDGLITRYHVYEDSLAVANAAQPQP